The Candidatus Polarisedimenticolia bacterium DNA segment GTAATCGAGCTCGCGGCGGGCCTTGTCGGACGAAAAAGCCCAGGCGAGACGCATCGAACGGACCAGGCCGCTTCTCAGGAGCGGCCTGGTCCTTGTTATTTTGGCGATGCCCTCCGAGAGCGCCGCCAGCGGCACGAGCGGGCCGACGGGAAAGCTCTTGAAAGGGCGGGAGTCGCCGGCCAGGGAGCCGATGCGCCCCAGCAGGTCGCGTATGGAGATGTTCTCCCCGCCCAGGATGTAGCCTTCTCCCGGCGTTCCGCGGTGCATGGCCAGCAGGATGCCGCGCGCCACGTCCTCGCCGTAGACCACGTTGAGCACCGTGCGGCCTCCTTCCGGCAGCCAGTGCGGCACCCAGCCATGCTTGAATCGGCGGCACCAGGTGAAGACGCGGTTCGCGTCGGAAGGATCGTGCGGCCCGAAGACCGAGGCGGGCATCACCGGAACGACGGGAAGCCCCTCGGCGGCGAAGCGGGCGGCTTCCAGGTGGGCGTAGTACTTGGTCCGGTGATAGTCGCTCAGGAACGTCTCGCCGCCGACCCGCGACGACTCGTCCTTCATCTCAGCAGTATCGTTGGCATAAACGATGATCGACGAGGAGTAGACGAGCCGCTGCACCCCCATCGCCTTGGCGGTGGAGAGGACGTTGCGCGTTCCGATGACGTTGCTGCGCTCGTAGTCGGCGGCGGGACGGCCGCTCTGGACTTGCGCCGCCAGGTGGTAACCGGCCTCGCACCCCTCCATCGCCCGGGTCACGACGCCGGGATCGGCGATGTCGCCGCTGAAGATGCGCAGCGGCGCCCCTTCCGGCATGCGCAGCTTCGCGGGATCGCGCACGATGACATGAATGCGCTTGCCTTCCGCCAGGAGCAGGGGGAGAAGACGCTTGCCGATGAAGCCGGTGACGCCGCTGAGGAAGATGGATGGGCCGTTCACGGGGGGAGAGTGTAATGGCGCCGGGCCCCCTTGTCGAACGCCTGGGTTGCTTCGAGACCGCGCGACCGGCTCGGCATTGGTGCTATTCTTCCAGATATGAGCGACAAGCCATCCAGCATGAGCCTCCACCCGAGGCAATTGGGCGAGAACCGCTACGTCTACGCCGTTCATTCGCGGCGGGCGCGCGGCATCTCGATCGGGATCAACCTCAATCCCGACAAGATCTGCAATTTCGACTGCATCTACTGCCAGGTGGACCGGACCACGCCTCCCGCGCTGCGGGAGGTGGACGAGATCCGGCTGCTGGAGGAGCTGGAGGCGGTCCTGCGCCGCGGCAAGGACGGCACGCTGTTCGGCGAGCCGCGCTTTGCCGACGTACCGGCCGGGAGGCGCCGCCTGGCCGACATCAGCTTCGCGGGAGACGGAGAGCCGACGACCTATCCTCGGTTCCTGGAGGTGGTTGGGCAGGTTGTCTCATTGAAGGAGCGGCTGGGATTGCAGGGGCTGAAGATTGCCGTGCTGACCAACGCGACGGTGCTGGATCGGCCGGCGGTCAAGGAAGCGCTGGCGGTGCTGGACCGCAGCGACGGCGAGATCTGGGCGAAGCTCGACGCCGGGACCGAGGCCTACTACGAGCTCGTCTGCGTCCCGGGCGGAGCCCGCTTCGCGAAGATTCTCGCCAACCTGCTGGAGGCGGCGCGCATCCGGCCCCTCGTGATCCAGAGCCTGTTCCTGAAACTGAGCGGAGAAGGCCCTTCCGAGCCGGAGATCGAGGCGTACGCCGTGAAGCTGCGGAATATCTTGGACCAGGGCGGGGGCATCAAGCTGGTGCAGATCTACACGGTGGCCCGCAAGCCGCCGACTTCCGAGGTGGAGCCCCTGACTGACGAGGAAGTGGATGGCATCGTCGAGCGGGTGCGACGGGATACCGGGCTGCGCGTCGAAGGCTACTACGGCTCCCGGACGTGGACGGCATGAGCGATGCACCTCATCTCCGCCAGCCGCCGCACCGACATCCCCGCCTTCTACAGCGACTGGTTCATGGAGCGCATCCGCCGCGGGTCTGCTTCCTGGCTGAATCCCTATAGCGGCGCCGTCGCCACCGTTTCCCTGCAACCCTGCGATACGGCCGCCATCGTCTTCTGGACACGGAATTTC contains these protein-coding regions:
- a CDS encoding NAD-dependent epimerase/dehydratase family protein, producing the protein MNGPSIFLSGVTGFIGKRLLPLLLAEGKRIHVIVRDPAKLRMPEGAPLRIFSGDIADPGVVTRAMEGCEAGYHLAAQVQSGRPAADYERSNVIGTRNVLSTAKAMGVQRLVYSSSIIVYANDTAEMKDESSRVGGETFLSDYHRTKYYAHLEAARFAAEGLPVVPVMPASVFGPHDPSDANRVFTWCRRFKHGWVPHWLPEGGRTVLNVVYGEDVARGILLAMHRGTPGEGYILGGENISIRDLLGRIGSLAGDSRPFKSFPVGPLVPLAALSEGIAKITRTRPLLRSGLVRSMRLAWAFSSDKARRELDYTVTPFEAALKATFESA
- a CDS encoding radical SAM protein, whose product is MSLHPRQLGENRYVYAVHSRRARGISIGINLNPDKICNFDCIYCQVDRTTPPALREVDEIRLLEELEAVLRRGKDGTLFGEPRFADVPAGRRRLADISFAGDGEPTTYPRFLEVVGQVVSLKERLGLQGLKIAVLTNATVLDRPAVKEALAVLDRSDGEIWAKLDAGTEAYYELVCVPGGARFAKILANLLEAARIRPLVIQSLFLKLSGEGPSEPEIEAYAVKLRNILDQGGGIKLVQIYTVARKPPTSEVEPLTDEEVDGIVERVRRDTGLRVEGYYGSRTWTA